The following are encoded together in the Salmonella enterica subsp. enterica serovar Choleraesuis genome:
- a CDS encoding alcohol dehydrogenase, with the protein MKTLLCTLLLGAFSVTAWAQDGQGDNTALIKRGEYVARMGDCVACHTSKGGQPFAGGLPMATPIGTIYTTNITPDKEHGIGDYSFEDFDKAVRHGVRKDGSTLYPAMPFPSYAVVTESDMQALYAYMMHGVKPVNQANKDTDIPWPLSMRWPLSIWRGMFAPDVKDFVAKPSEDPVLARGRYLVEGLGHCGACHTPRSITMQEKALNDSEGTAWLSGSAPIDGWIATNLRGDDMTGLGRWSEDDLAQFLRTGRNDHTAVFGGMTDVVEHSLQYLTPEDATAMARYLKSLKPADASKPPFKADDSVAKALWKGDDSKTGAAIYVDSCAACHKTDGSGYKRFFPELRGNPVVLSEDPTSLIHIVLTGYTLPGVNGAPSSITMPPFGWRLNDQQVADVVSFIRSSWGNKAPKVSASDVKKVREDENAITDRRLLGEADLEKLLKEQR; encoded by the coding sequence ATGAAAACATTACTTTGCACTCTTCTCCTGGGCGCATTTAGCGTAACGGCCTGGGCGCAGGATGGACAGGGCGACAATACGGCGCTGATTAAGCGTGGTGAATATGTGGCGCGCATGGGCGACTGCGTCGCTTGTCATACCAGCAAGGGCGGCCAGCCTTTTGCCGGCGGGCTACCAATGGCGACGCCAATCGGCACTATTTACACCACCAACATCACCCCGGACAAAGAGCACGGTATTGGCGATTACAGCTTTGAAGATTTCGACAAAGCCGTGCGCCATGGGGTGCGTAAAGATGGCTCTACGCTCTATCCGGCGATGCCTTTCCCATCATACGCGGTGGTGACTGAGTCTGATATGCAGGCACTCTATGCCTACATGATGCATGGCGTGAAGCCGGTCAATCAGGCGAACAAAGACACCGATATTCCGTGGCCGCTGTCGATGCGTTGGCCGCTTTCTATCTGGCGCGGCATGTTTGCTCCAGACGTGAAAGACTTTGTGGCAAAACCGAGTGAAGACCCGGTTCTGGCGCGCGGTCGTTATCTGGTTGAAGGCCTTGGCCACTGTGGCGCTTGCCACACCCCTCGTAGCATCACTATGCAGGAAAAAGCGCTTAACGATAGCGAAGGCACCGCCTGGCTGTCCGGCAGCGCGCCAATCGATGGCTGGATTGCCACCAACCTGCGCGGCGATGATATGACCGGCCTTGGCCGCTGGAGTGAAGACGACCTGGCGCAGTTCCTGCGTACTGGCCGTAACGATCACACGGCGGTATTTGGCGGGATGACCGATGTTGTTGAGCACAGCCTGCAATATCTGACCCCGGAAGATGCGACAGCGATGGCGCGTTATCTGAAATCCCTGAAACCTGCGGATGCCTCAAAACCGCCGTTTAAAGCGGATGACAGTGTGGCAAAAGCGCTGTGGAAAGGTGATGACAGCAAAACCGGTGCCGCTATTTATGTGGATAGCTGTGCGGCCTGCCATAAAACCGATGGTAGCGGCTACAAGCGCTTCTTCCCGGAACTGCGCGGTAATCCGGTCGTACTGAGCGAAGATCCTACGTCGCTGATTCATATCGTTCTGACTGGCTACACCTTGCCAGGCGTGAATGGAGCGCCTTCATCTATAACCATGCCTCCATTTGGCTGGCGTCTGAATGACCAGCAAGTGGCTGACGTGGTGAGCTTTATTCGCAGTAGCTGGGGCAATAAAGCACCGAAAGTTAGCGCTTCAGATGTGAAAAAAGTGCGTGAAGATGAAAACGCCATTACCGATCGTCGCCTGCTGGGCGAAGCCGATTTGGAGAAACTGCTTAAAGAGCAGCGGTAA
- a CDS encoding GMC family oxidoreductase, with protein MAKVMKKVDAVVVGFGWAGSIMAKELTEAGLSVVALERGPLRDTYPDGAYPQVIDELTYNTRKKLFQDLSKGTVTFRHDMTQQAVPYRQLSVFLPGNGTGGAGLHWSGVHFRVDPIELSMRSHYEDRYGKNFIPEGMTIQDFGVSYDELEPFFDKAEKVFGTSGTEWSVKGQVIGEGKGGNPFAGDRSDKFPLPAQKRTHSAQMFYDAAQTVGYHPYDLPSANTSGPYTNTYGCQMGPCNFCGFCSGYACYMYSKASPNVNIWPALRKESKFELRSDSYVLKVNLSDDKKLATGVTYVDAQGNQVEQPADIVIISAFQFHNVHLMLLSGIGEPYNPVTNEGVIGRNFAYQNLSTIKAFFDDKTYTNTFIGAGGAGVAVDDFNADNFDHAQYGFVGGSPFWVNQAGTKPISGLPTAPGTPAWGSKWKAAIAEAYTHHLSMDAHGAHQSYRVNYMDLDPNYKNIHGQPLLRMTFDWQENDVKMSQFMHEKMGKIAQAMNPKFMTGKPKMPGEHFNATVYQTTHLNGGVIMGEDPKTSALNRYLQSWDVHNVFVPGASAFPQGLGYNPTGLVAALTYWSAKAIREQYLKNPGPLVQA; from the coding sequence ATGGCAAAAGTAATGAAAAAAGTGGATGCCGTAGTCGTTGGTTTCGGCTGGGCAGGCTCCATTATGGCCAAAGAGCTGACCGAAGCAGGGCTAAGCGTGGTTGCTCTTGAACGCGGGCCGTTGCGCGATACCTATCCTGATGGTGCCTATCCGCAGGTTATCGATGAGCTCACCTATAACACCCGTAAAAAGCTGTTCCAGGATCTCTCCAAAGGCACGGTTACCTTTCGCCACGATATGACGCAACAGGCGGTGCCTTACCGTCAGCTTTCGGTTTTCCTGCCCGGTAATGGTACCGGCGGCGCGGGCCTGCACTGGTCAGGCGTACATTTCCGCGTAGACCCTATTGAGCTGAGCATGCGCAGCCACTATGAAGATCGCTACGGTAAAAACTTCATCCCCGAAGGCATGACTATCCAGGACTTTGGCGTTAGCTATGACGAACTGGAACCATTCTTTGATAAAGCCGAGAAGGTGTTCGGCACCTCGGGTACAGAATGGAGCGTTAAAGGCCAGGTGATTGGCGAAGGTAAAGGGGGCAACCCGTTTGCCGGAGACCGCTCAGATAAATTCCCACTGCCTGCGCAGAAGCGTACTCATTCCGCTCAGATGTTTTACGATGCGGCGCAAACCGTAGGTTACCATCCTTACGATCTGCCGTCGGCTAACACTTCTGGCCCATATACCAACACCTATGGCTGTCAGATGGGGCCGTGTAACTTCTGTGGATTCTGCAGCGGCTACGCTTGCTATATGTATTCCAAGGCTTCGCCAAACGTCAATATCTGGCCTGCGCTGCGTAAAGAGTCGAAGTTTGAATTACGTTCCGACTCGTATGTACTGAAGGTTAACCTGAGCGACGATAAAAAGCTGGCTACCGGCGTAACCTATGTGGATGCCCAGGGCAATCAGGTGGAACAACCGGCGGATATCGTGATTATCTCCGCGTTCCAGTTCCACAATGTGCACCTGATGCTGCTGTCTGGCATTGGCGAACCCTACAACCCAGTGACCAACGAAGGGGTTATTGGCCGTAACTTTGCTTATCAAAACCTCTCCACTATCAAAGCGTTCTTTGACGATAAGACCTACACCAACACCTTTATCGGTGCCGGTGGTGCGGGCGTGGCTGTGGATGATTTCAACGCCGATAACTTCGACCATGCGCAGTATGGTTTTGTGGGTGGCTCTCCATTCTGGGTAAACCAGGCGGGGACTAAGCCGATTTCCGGTCTGCCAACCGCTCCGGGTACTCCTGCGTGGGGCAGCAAATGGAAAGCGGCTATCGCTGAGGCTTACACCCATCATCTGTCGATGGATGCCCACGGCGCGCACCAGTCTTATCGCGTCAACTACATGGATCTTGACCCGAATTATAAAAATATCCACGGCCAGCCATTGCTGCGTATGACTTTTGACTGGCAAGAAAATGACGTCAAAATGTCGCAGTTTATGCATGAAAAAATGGGCAAAATCGCACAGGCGATGAATCCGAAATTCATGACCGGCAAGCCGAAAATGCCGGGAGAGCATTTCAACGCGACGGTTTACCAGACCACGCACCTCAATGGTGGCGTGATTATGGGAGAAGATCCGAAAACCAGCGCGCTCAACCGTTATCTGCAAAGCTGGGATGTGCACAACGTCTTCGTACCGGGAGCTTCGGCTTTCCCACAGGGACTGGGCTACAACCCGACCGGGCTGGTCGCGGCGCTGACTTACTGGTCAGCTAAAGCTATCCGCGAACAGTATCTTAAAAACCCCGGCCCGTTGGTTCAGGCATAA
- a CDS encoding gluconate 2-dehydrogenase, whose translation MTLKNTGNSRRDFLIKTISLVPAVAIGGAGLGSAIAPAVVNAAESDSNPGPQKARHYQPTFFTAEEYAFISAAVARLIPQDERGPGALEAGVPEFIDRQLQTPYATGSNWYMQGPFHPDADPLFGYQLPLAPKDVYKLGLADADAWVKSLHNKPFAELTHEQQEDLLGQMESGKPEFKQVPSKIFFAALLQNTREGFFSDPIHGGNQGMVGWKLIGFPGARADFMDWVERNEKYPFPPVSIRGERS comes from the coding sequence ATGACATTAAAAAATACTGGAAATTCGCGCCGGGATTTTCTGATTAAGACAATCTCTCTGGTGCCTGCCGTGGCGATCGGCGGTGCGGGGCTGGGTTCAGCCATTGCACCTGCCGTAGTTAACGCAGCAGAAAGTGATTCGAATCCAGGCCCGCAGAAGGCCAGACATTATCAACCCACCTTTTTTACCGCTGAAGAATATGCCTTTATTTCAGCCGCTGTTGCCCGACTTATCCCGCAGGATGAGCGCGGTCCTGGCGCATTAGAGGCTGGCGTGCCTGAGTTTATCGACCGCCAGCTACAAACTCCTTATGCGACCGGCTCTAACTGGTATATGCAGGGGCCTTTCCATCCCGATGCCGATCCATTGTTCGGATATCAATTACCGTTGGCTCCGAAAGATGTCTACAAGCTGGGGCTGGCTGATGCAGATGCCTGGGTTAAAAGCCTGCATAACAAACCCTTTGCTGAGCTGACTCATGAACAACAGGAAGACCTGTTGGGGCAGATGGAGTCCGGCAAGCCAGAGTTTAAACAGGTGCCATCGAAAATCTTTTTTGCGGCCTTGCTGCAAAATACTCGCGAAGGGTTCTTCAGTGACCCTATTCACGGTGGTAATCAGGGAATGGTGGGCTGGAAGCTGATTGGTTTCCCTGGTGCACGCGCTGACTTTATGGACTGGGTAGAACGTAACGAGAAGTATCCGTTCCCGCCGGTTTCAATTCGTGGGGAAAGGAGCTAA
- a CDS encoding aerotaxis receptor, protein MRQAPKVTDIEYILEDNATLMSTTDLQSYITYTNDSFIEASGFSPEELIGHPHNVVRHPDMPKQIFADMWATLKRGEPWTGLVKNRRKNGDFYWVRANAVPIVRNGQTVGFMSIRTKASRDEINQAQQLYQQMNAGKTTRYRPHRGLLVPRGIAGWLAMKTMPLRWRIRSPLLLILAPIAAALWWLGLPLQQAGMLFALIVALLLATSMWLEYQISRPMERVCRQALTVATGASHSVDHLHRADEVGTTLRAISQLGLMFRWLVNDVSSQVLTVRSGSDALARGNDDLNERTRQTAVNVQQTLATVNQLTTTVRNNTETASAADKLSHEASSAASNGGEAMETVIATMTEIADSTREISSITSLIDSIAFQTNILALNAAVEAARAGEQGKGFAVVAGEVRSLAQRSATAASDIRKLIDTSTGKVESGAIHVQAAGRTMRDIVDQVRNVTAHIAQISTATVHQAQGLSELSRAVDELDQITQKNSTLVQQGAQTSATVKHQATRLVDAVAVFRNQSDSSPEYQTAASRRASA, encoded by the coding sequence ATGCGCCAGGCCCCGAAAGTTACGGATATTGAATATATTCTTGAAGATAACGCGACATTGATGTCGACCACCGATCTACAGAGCTATATCACCTATACCAACGACAGTTTTATCGAGGCCAGCGGCTTTAGCCCCGAGGAATTGATTGGCCATCCGCATAATGTGGTGCGCCATCCAGATATGCCTAAACAAATCTTTGCCGATATGTGGGCCACATTAAAACGCGGCGAACCGTGGACCGGGCTGGTAAAAAATAGACGTAAAAATGGCGACTTTTACTGGGTTCGCGCCAACGCTGTTCCTATTGTACGTAATGGCCAAACCGTCGGCTTTATGTCGATCCGCACCAAAGCATCGCGGGATGAAATCAATCAGGCCCAGCAGCTTTATCAACAAATGAATGCCGGGAAAACCACGCGCTACAGGCCACATCGCGGCCTGTTGGTACCGCGTGGAATCGCGGGCTGGCTGGCGATGAAAACCATGCCACTGCGCTGGCGCATCCGCTCTCCGCTACTGTTAATACTGGCTCCCATCGCCGCCGCATTATGGTGGCTGGGCCTGCCGCTACAGCAGGCAGGCATGCTATTTGCGCTGATCGTCGCTCTCCTGCTTGCCACCTCAATGTGGCTGGAGTACCAGATTTCACGCCCGATGGAGCGAGTGTGCCGCCAGGCTCTTACCGTGGCAACGGGCGCCAGTCATAGCGTCGATCACCTGCACCGGGCCGACGAAGTTGGCACCACTTTGCGCGCTATCAGCCAGCTTGGGCTAATGTTCCGCTGGCTGGTGAATGACGTCAGCAGCCAGGTATTAACCGTACGCAGCGGAAGCGACGCGCTGGCACGAGGTAATGACGACCTTAACGAACGCACTCGTCAGACGGCGGTAAACGTCCAGCAGACTCTGGCCACCGTTAACCAACTCACCACCACAGTACGCAACAATACCGAGACAGCCTCTGCCGCCGATAAGCTATCGCATGAAGCCAGTAGTGCCGCCAGCAACGGCGGTGAAGCAATGGAAACGGTTATTGCCACCATGACAGAAATTGCTGATAGCACCCGAGAGATAAGCTCAATAACCAGTTTGATTGACAGTATTGCTTTTCAGACCAATATCCTGGCGCTGAATGCGGCGGTGGAAGCCGCCCGCGCCGGAGAGCAAGGTAAGGGATTTGCAGTCGTCGCAGGAGAGGTTCGAAGCCTGGCGCAGCGCAGTGCGACAGCCGCGAGCGATATCCGCAAACTTATTGATACCAGCACCGGAAAAGTGGAATCAGGCGCAATCCACGTTCAGGCAGCCGGGCGCACTATGCGTGATATCGTCGATCAGGTCAGAAATGTAACCGCGCATATTGCCCAGATAAGCACTGCTACCGTTCACCAGGCTCAGGGATTAAGTGAGCTGAGCCGGGCCGTAGATGAGCTGGACCAGATAACCCAGAAGAACTCCACTCTGGTGCAGCAAGGGGCGCAAACCTCGGCCACGGTGAAACATCAGGCCACCCGTCTGGTGGACGCCGTCGCCGTATTTCGCAATCAGAGCGATAGCAGCCCGGAGTATCAGACGGCAGCCTCGCGCCGGGCAAGCGCTTAG
- a CDS encoding protein-tyrosine-phosphatase produces the protein MSSSITIRTLDVDGACNCRDLGGYPTAYGRIATRRLVRGAHLSFVNPPGLRALAQLPVATLIDLRGTAERSQHPNHPLDNCQTLHIDVLEGVLDSGNASPRELVRRSDNHAVSAMLPGIYRAFVADERCRLAWKRLFSGLLTAPQGGVYFHCTAGKDRTGFATALILLALGANYDTIMEDYLYSNVAREQENQQLLAEFCAAMPDKDPRVIRGLLEVRPEYLNTAFGEVDKMFGGVESFFKAIGLTPELRERLAGRLIQ, from the coding sequence GTGTCATCATCGATTACTATCCGGACTCTGGACGTTGACGGAGCCTGCAACTGCCGCGATTTAGGCGGCTATCCAACCGCATATGGACGTATCGCAACCCGCCGGCTGGTGCGCGGTGCCCATCTTAGCTTTGTTAACCCGCCGGGCCTGCGGGCGCTGGCGCAACTCCCGGTCGCGACGCTTATCGATCTGCGCGGTACGGCAGAACGCTCGCAGCATCCTAACCATCCGCTGGATAACTGCCAGACGCTGCACATAGATGTACTCGAAGGGGTGCTGGATAGCGGTAATGCCAGCCCCAGAGAGCTGGTACGGCGCTCTGATAATCATGCGGTAAGTGCCATGTTACCGGGTATTTACCGCGCCTTTGTCGCCGACGAGCGCTGTCGTCTGGCCTGGAAACGCTTGTTTAGCGGGCTGCTGACGGCACCTCAGGGCGGCGTATATTTCCACTGCACGGCGGGTAAGGATCGCACCGGGTTTGCGACTGCGCTTATTCTGCTGGCGCTGGGCGCGAACTACGACACTATTATGGAGGACTATCTCTATAGTAACGTCGCGCGCGAGCAGGAGAATCAACAGCTGCTGGCCGAGTTTTGCGCGGCGATGCCGGACAAAGACCCACGGGTGATCCGCGGGCTGTTAGAGGTGCGTCCGGAGTATCTCAATACCGCGTTTGGCGAAGTGGATAAAATGTTTGGCGGCGTTGAGTCATTTTTCAAGGCTATTGGCCTGACGCCCGAACTGCGTGAGCGCCTGGCCGGGCGGCTGATTCAGTAA
- the gltP gene encoding glutamate/aspartate:proton symporter GltP: MKTQKVSLAWQILLALVLGIMLGSFLHYQPEMRDWLVANFLSPAGDIFIHLIKMIVVPIVISTLVVGIAGVGDAKQLGRIGMKTIIYFEVITTVAIILGITLANVFQPGHGIDMSQLAAVDISKYEHTTAEVQSHAHGLMGTILSLVPTNIVASMAKGDMLPIIFFSVLFGMGLSSLPATHREPLVTVFRSISETMFKVTHMVMRYAPVGVFALISVTVANFGFASLWPLAKLVILVYAAILIFALVVLGIVARICGLRIWTLIRILKDELILAYSTASSESVLPRIIEKMEAYGAPPAITSFVVPTGYSFNLDGSTLYQSIAAIFIAQLYGIELSIGQEIILVLTLMVTSKGIAGVPGVSFVVLLATLGSVGIPLEGLAFIAGVDRILDMARTALNVVGNALAVLVISKWEHRFDKKKARQYEHELFGIKDSVLGDKK, encoded by the coding sequence ATGAAAACTCAAAAGGTCAGCCTGGCCTGGCAGATTCTGCTGGCTCTGGTGCTGGGCATTATGCTGGGTAGTTTCCTTCATTATCAGCCAGAAATGCGCGACTGGCTGGTCGCCAACTTCCTCTCTCCGGCCGGAGATATCTTTATCCACCTGATCAAAATGATCGTGGTGCCTATCGTTATTTCTACGCTGGTAGTTGGAATAGCCGGCGTGGGCGATGCCAAGCAGCTTGGCCGCATCGGGATGAAGACGATTATTTACTTCGAAGTTATTACTACCGTTGCCATTATTTTGGGTATCACCCTGGCGAACGTGTTCCAGCCGGGCCATGGCATTGATATGAGCCAGCTGGCAGCGGTCGACATCTCCAAATACGAACACACCACTGCGGAAGTGCAGAGCCACGCGCATGGGTTGATGGGGACTATTCTGTCGCTGGTGCCAACCAACATCGTGGCGTCGATGGCCAAAGGCGACATGCTGCCGATTATCTTCTTCTCGGTGCTGTTTGGTATGGGTCTTTCTTCGCTGCCTGCCACTCACCGCGAACCGTTGGTCACCGTATTCCGTTCTATCTCAGAAACCATGTTCAAAGTGACTCACATGGTTATGCGCTACGCGCCGGTGGGGGTTTTCGCACTGATTTCCGTGACAGTCGCTAACTTTGGTTTTGCCTCGCTTTGGCCTCTGGCTAAGCTGGTTATCCTGGTCTATGCCGCTATCCTGATTTTTGCTCTGGTGGTGTTGGGAATTGTGGCCCGGATTTGCGGGCTGCGTATCTGGACGCTGATTCGCATCCTCAAAGATGAACTGATTCTGGCGTACTCCACCGCCAGTTCTGAAAGCGTGCTGCCGCGTATTATTGAAAAAATGGAAGCCTACGGTGCGCCGCCGGCGATCACTAGCTTTGTGGTGCCAACCGGCTACTCCTTTAACCTCGATGGCTCCACGTTGTACCAGAGTATCGCGGCTATCTTTATCGCGCAGCTTTACGGTATTGAGCTGTCTATCGGTCAGGAAATTATTCTGGTACTGACCCTGATGGTGACCTCGAAAGGTATTGCCGGGGTGCCGGGCGTATCCTTCGTAGTACTGCTGGCGACCTTGGGCAGCGTGGGTATTCCGCTTGAAGGCCTGGCGTTTATTGCCGGTGTCGACCGTATCCTCGATATGGCGCGTACTGCCCTTAATGTGGTCGGTAATGCGCTGGCCGTGCTGGTTATCTCCAAATGGGAGCACCGCTTCGATAAGAAGAAAGCCCGTCAGTATGAGCATGAGCTGTTTGGTATTAAAGACAGCGTATTAGGTGATAAAAAATAG
- the acs gene encoding acetyl-coenzyme A synthetase, protein MSQIHKHSIPANIAEHCLINPTQYQEKYQQSINEPDVYWGEQGKILNWIKPYSKVKNTSFAPGNISIKWFEDGTLNLAANCLDRHLETQGDSPAIIWEGDDANQSQTLTYRELHRQVCQFANVLTNLGIKKGDVVAIYMPMVPEAAVAMLACARIGAIHSVIFGGFSPEAVAGRVVDSNSRLIITADEGVRAGRSIPLKKNVDDALKNPAVTSVDRVVVFQRTGGNVSWQEGRDLWWHDLMADASPQHQAVEMNAEDPLFILYTSGSTGKPKGVLHTTGGYLVYAATTFKYAFDYQPGEVYWCTADVGWVTGHSYLLYGPLACGATTLMFEGVPNWPQPNRMAQVVDKHQVNILYTAPTAIRALMAEGDKAIEGTRRDSLRILGSVGEPINPEAWEWFWNKIGNQKCPVIDTWWQTETGGFMITPLPGATELKAGSATRPFFGVQPALVDNEGNILDGATEGNLVITDSWPGQARTLFGDHERFEQTYFSTFKNYYFSGDGARRDEDGYFWITGRVDDVLNVSGHRLGTAEIESALVSHPKVAEAAVVGIPHSIKGQAIYAYVTLNSGEEPNQELYSEVRAWVRKEIGPIATPDVLHWTDALPKTRSGKIMRRILRKIATGDTGSLGDTSTLADPGVVEKLLEEKQSITMP, encoded by the coding sequence ATGAGCCAGATTCACAAGCACTCTATTCCCGCAAATATTGCGGAACACTGCCTGATAAATCCAACCCAGTACCAGGAAAAATACCAGCAATCCATTAATGAACCTGATGTTTATTGGGGTGAACAGGGCAAAATCCTTAATTGGATCAAGCCTTATAGCAAAGTTAAAAACACCTCTTTTGCGCCAGGAAACATCTCCATTAAATGGTTTGAAGACGGCACCTTAAACCTGGCTGCCAACTGCCTCGATCGCCATCTGGAAACGCAGGGCGACAGCCCGGCCATCATCTGGGAAGGCGACGATGCCAACCAGAGCCAGACCCTGACTTACCGCGAATTACACCGCCAGGTCTGCCAGTTTGCCAATGTGTTAACCAACCTTGGCATTAAAAAAGGCGACGTGGTTGCTATCTATATGCCAATGGTGCCGGAGGCCGCCGTCGCAATGCTGGCCTGTGCCCGCATCGGCGCTATCCATTCAGTTATTTTTGGCGGCTTTTCCCCAGAGGCCGTAGCCGGACGCGTGGTCGACTCCAACTCACGGCTGATTATCACCGCCGATGAGGGGGTACGCGCCGGTCGTTCAATCCCGCTGAAAAAGAACGTGGATGACGCGCTGAAAAACCCAGCCGTTACCTCGGTCGATCGCGTCGTGGTATTCCAGCGTACCGGCGGCAACGTCAGCTGGCAGGAAGGCCGCGATCTGTGGTGGCATGACCTGATGGCCGACGCCAGCCCACAGCATCAGGCGGTAGAGATGAACGCTGAAGATCCATTGTTCATCCTTTACACCTCTGGCTCTACCGGCAAGCCAAAAGGCGTGTTGCACACCACCGGGGGTTATCTGGTGTACGCCGCAACCACCTTTAAATACGCTTTTGATTATCAGCCGGGTGAAGTTTACTGGTGCACCGCTGATGTAGGCTGGGTGACCGGCCATAGCTACCTGCTTTATGGTCCGCTGGCCTGCGGTGCCACAACCTTAATGTTTGAAGGCGTGCCAAACTGGCCACAGCCAAACCGTATGGCGCAGGTAGTTGATAAACATCAGGTAAATATCCTGTACACCGCGCCAACGGCTATTCGTGCTCTGATGGCCGAAGGTGATAAAGCGATAGAAGGCACTCGTCGCGATTCGCTGCGTATTCTGGGTTCCGTTGGCGAGCCAATCAACCCGGAAGCATGGGAGTGGTTCTGGAACAAAATCGGTAATCAGAAATGCCCGGTGATTGATACCTGGTGGCAGACTGAAACCGGCGGTTTCATGATAACTCCCCTGCCCGGTGCAACGGAGCTGAAAGCAGGTTCCGCTACCCGTCCTTTCTTTGGGGTTCAGCCAGCGCTGGTTGATAACGAAGGCAATATTTTAGACGGCGCAACCGAAGGTAATCTGGTCATTACCGATTCGTGGCCTGGTCAGGCGCGCACTCTGTTTGGTGACCACGAGCGTTTCGAGCAAACCTATTTCTCTACCTTTAAAAACTACTATTTCAGCGGCGATGGCGCGCGGCGCGATGAGGATGGTTACTTCTGGATTACCGGGCGCGTTGATGACGTGCTGAACGTCTCCGGTCACCGCCTCGGCACCGCTGAAATTGAGTCGGCCCTGGTTTCACATCCGAAAGTAGCCGAGGCCGCGGTTGTGGGAATCCCGCATAGCATTAAGGGCCAGGCGATTTACGCTTATGTCACGCTCAATAGCGGCGAAGAGCCTAACCAGGAGCTGTACAGCGAAGTGCGCGCCTGGGTACGCAAAGAGATTGGTCCGATAGCCACGCCAGACGTGTTGCACTGGACTGATGCGCTGCCAAAAACCCGCTCAGGCAAAATCATGCGTCGTATCCTGCGCAAAATCGCCACCGGAGATACCGGGAGCCTGGGCGACACTTCAACTCTCGCCGATCCGGGCGTGGTTGAGAAGCTGCTGGAAGAGAAGCAGTCCATCACCATGCCATAA
- the yjcH gene encoding inner membrane protein YjcH — MNEPIYQRIEDSAQFRELVEKRQRFAGILSLIMLVIYIGFILLIAFAPEWLGTPLGPDTNVTRGIPIGIGVIVVSFVLTGIYVWRANGEFDRLNNAVLSEVKAS; from the coding sequence ATGAATGAACCCATTTATCAACGGATAGAAGACAGTGCGCAATTCAGGGAGTTAGTCGAAAAACGGCAACGGTTTGCCGGCATTCTGTCACTTATCATGCTTGTTATTTATATCGGCTTTATTCTGCTTATCGCCTTTGCACCGGAATGGCTTGGCACTCCGCTCGGCCCGGATACTAACGTAACGCGAGGTATCCCTATCGGTATTGGGGTTATCGTTGTTTCGTTTGTCCTCACCGGCATTTATGTCTGGCGAGCCAATGGCGAATTCGATCGCCTTAATAATGCCGTGCTGAGCGAGGTGAAGGCATCATGA